The window ACGGGAGGAGTAAACATGACTGATCCCGAGACCCCTGAGGTACTGCTGCTTTTCCTCCGAGCCCGACGTGGCGTAAATCTCCGCACCACGCCAGCGCGCGATCTCGATGGCGGCCATGCCGAGACCTCCCGAGGCGTGATGTATCAGCACCCTCTCGCCACGTTGGAGATTTGCGATGGTGACCAAACCATGGTAGGCAGCCAGATAAACGACCGGCACCGCCGCCATGTCCATTCCGAAGCCCTGAGGTATCCTGACCGCAAAGCCTTCGTCAATGGTCGCGATACTGCGAAAGCCTCGCGTCAACACGGCAATAATGCGGTCTCCGGCGGCAAAGGCGCTGCCTGGGCCGGCTCTCAACACCACTCCCGCACACTCCATCCCAAACTCCCCTTCGTTGTACGTCCCCTCGACCGCTCCGGGGTGAAGTCTGCCCTCGACCTTGAGGAGATCCTTGTAATTCAGCGCGCTCGCATGGATGCGCACCTCGATCTGCCCGGGACCCGGGTCCACCCGCTCCGATGGTTCATAGTACAGCGAGTCGATCTTTCCCTTGATTCCGACCTGAAGCTCGACCGGTTCATCAAGAGAGCGAGTCTCGACGTGGACCGCTGAGTTTCCTTCGTCGAGAGACTCCAGGATGTTCTCCAGTCGCTCTCCGGCACGATAGGCGATCTCGCCATTGCTGCCGGCGGCCAGTTCGTCAAGCACCGCCTGCGACCCGGCGGAGTCCAGGTCGATGGAACGGAAGCGTATCGCGTCGTATTCATTCTGGGCGACCATGCCGATGGCATTGAGGGAAAATGCCAGCCAGTTCGTGATGATCTCGCCATCATTCACCGCCTTCGCGCCGACTGTGACCGAGGTGATGTCGACCACCGGTTCAGGCATCATGGCTGCCGCCTGCAATAGAGCGACCAGACGCTCGGACAACTCCGACGCCGCCAGGATGTCCTCCATCACCTGCCCGCCGGACCCCCAGAGCAGGATGATCCGCCCCCGGTTGGCGAGAGCGGCCGCGCCAAGTATTGAGGAAAAATCTCCCCGGCTCGCTCCTCCCGCAAACTCCCGCACGATCAGTTCTGACCCCGGTAACGCCGCCGAGAGCTCGTTAGCCAATGCGAGATCGGAATCCCGGGGGTCGGCAAGTATGACGGCTCCGGAAACGGACTCCCTGCTCTCTCCCGAGAGCGGAGCCTGTTTCCAATGGAGCTGATAGTAGGGTGATTCCGCAGATTCACCGGCTTTCATGTCGATGGCTTGAAGCGACATATGCCGCCCATGAGCATGCACGACGCCCTGGGCATCCATCAGCCAGACGTGAGCCACCAGCCGAGACGAGGTTCGCGATGTCAGCTCGCCGTAGACAAACAGCTCTTTCGAGCCGGGACGGGAATGATACTCAAACTGCTCGATGGAAAATGGCACGTACAGCCCGGCCATCCCCGAACGGTACAGAATGGGCTGGATCGCCGCGTCAAAGAGCGTCGGATGGAGGAAATGCGTCTCGTCAGCCAGAGTATCCGAGGCATCGAGCCTCAACAGATAGCTATCCTCGCCGATCCAGATATCCCTCGTCGGGCGAAAGGTCGGGCCATAATGGAGTCCCCGGCGTGATAGATCGTCGTAAAAGGCCTCACGATCCACCGGCGTCGCGCATTTCGCCTGAAGCGCAGCGAGATCAAGCTTCCTGGCAACTGGTTGGGCCTGAGGCAGCAAACGCCCGCGACAGTGACGCAAGTTCCCAATCTCCTCTCCCTCCGTGCGGCTCGAAATGGAAAAACGCCCCTCCTCTGAGTCGTACTCTGTCACGAGATACTGGAGCTTGGAGTAATCCACCACCAAGACGCGCTCAAAGCTGACGTTTTCGAGTACGACGGCAACGCTGGAGTTCACCTGCTTGTTCAGGCTGATCGCCGCCTCGATGTATCCCATACCGGCAAAGACCGTCTGATCTTGCACGCCATGATCGAAGAGAAACGGGAAGTAGTTGCGATTGATCTCCACCTCCCAAGTGGGATTGAGTGCGATGAGCGAGCGGTTCAAATAAACCGGCCCCGGCAGACCGAGACGCTCCATTTTGGATCGCTCCGACTCCACCCACAACGTCTCACGCTGCCACGGATATTGCGGCCCCGGTAGAAATACGCCATGCGCCGGCGCGAGCGCCGCCCAGTCGGGATCGTATCCCGCACAGTACAACTCCCCTATCGTTGAAAGCAGGCGAGCCATCTCCGGCTCAGCCCGGCGCAACGAGACAAAACACCGCACCTTTTGCTCCAGATGCGCAGCGCATTCCTTGATCGAGTTGCCGAGCACCGGATGCGGCCCCACCTCGAGGAATGAGGCAAAACCGTCCTCGATCAGTGCCTGGATCGCTGCGGCAAACCGCACCGGCTGGCGGACGTTGTGCCACCAGCACTCAGCCGACCATTCCTCGGCGGGAATGATCCTTCCATAACCGGTCGAGTACAGGGGAATACGCGCCGGTTTTGGCGCCAACCCGGACAGCGCGGTGAGCAGGGGCTCGCGCAGCGGCTCCATCTGCGGACTGTGATAGGCGACCTCGACGCGCAGGAACTTGTTGAAGATTCCGCGCTCCTCCAGACCGGCGGCAATGGCTTTGAGCTGTTCGGTGTCGCCCGACAAGGTGACTGCGTTGAAACTATTAACAGCCGCAATGGACACCCCGGGAGCGTTCCCCAGCAACGCCAGAGCGTCTGCCTCGGGCAATCCCACCGCCAACATGGCCCCCTGCCCGGCAGCGCTTTGCTGGAGCTGGCTGCGATAGTAGCTCACGCGGACCGCTTCCTCGAGAGAGTAGACCCCGGCGACGTAGCTTGATGCCACCTCGCCTACGCTATGGCCAACGACTGCCGAAGGATGAATCCCATACGATGCCCACAAGCGAGTGAGCGCCACCTGCAGGGCGAAATTCGCGGGCTGAGCCAGTTCTGTCCTCGCCATGCGGGACGAAGCCTCATCCGCCATCATCGCTTCCTTGAGCGACCACCCGGCGAGGGGTTGGAAGATCGCGTCGATCTCATCAAGCGTCTGCTCCACGATGGGCTGGGTCTTGACGAGCTCCTGTCCCATTCCCCACCACTGAGGCCCCATTCCGGTATAGACAAAGACCAGCCCCGCCCCGGGCTCTGCTGATCCCGCTCCTGTCACGAGACCATCGTGAGCCTCTCCGGTCGATGCGGCAATGAACTGCGCCCGCAAGGTTTCAAGGCTGGAAGCCAGTGCCACTCCGCGAAAGTTCAAGTGGCTGCGACGATGCGCCGCGGTATGGGCAAAATCTTCCAGCGTTCCATATCCCGGCTGTCCCAGCAAAAAGGCAAACTTACCCGCGAGATCCCGCAAAGCCTTGTCACTTTGCGCAGAAAACGGGATGACCCTCACCGCGCTTCCGCCGTCGGCGGCGGGGACGGCTTTTCGATCTGGCGCCGACTCCAGCAGGACATGGGCATTCGTTCCTCCATAGCCAAAGGAATTGATCGCCGCATAAACCGTCGGCTTCTCGGCCGGAGCCGGCAGGGCCTTGGTCTCCTTGGCCACTTCGACGCAATACTCCGAAAAGGGGATGTTTGGATTGGGCTTCTTGAAGTGAAGATTCTTTGGCACCTGACGGTTTTTCAGGATGCCGATAGTCTTGAGCACTCCCGCCACCCCGGCGGCTGCCTCGAGGTGTCCGATATTGGATTTCACCGATCCGACAATAAGATTGCGGGATCTTCCCTCGGAGAAGCTGCGATGGAGCGCTCCGAGCTCTGCGGAATCGCCCGCCTGCGTGCCAGTGCCATGCGCCTCGACATAATCCACCTCCGCGACCGGCACCCCTGCTGTGCTGTAAACCTTTCGGATCAGTTCCTCCTGGGCAGCACTATTAGGAAGCGAGATGCCATCCGTATGACCGTCCTGGTTGACCCCGCTGGCCCGGACCACGGCGTGAATCTGGTCTCCGTCCGCGAGAGCATCCTCCAGCTTTTTCAAGAGCAGCACGCCCGCTCCTTCTCCACGCCCATAACCGGCCGCCGTTTCGTCAAAGGTATGGCACTCACCATGAGGCGAAAGGAAATGCCCCTTGCTCATGATGATCGGAAATTCCGGACGTGTCATCACGTTCACCCCTCCCGCGAGAGCCATGCGGCACTCTCCAAGGAGCAGACTCTGGCACGCATAGTGCAAGGCGACCAGCGAGGATGAGCAGGCTGTATCCATCGTCACACTCGGGCCGCGCAGATTGAAGGCATGCGACAGGCGGTTGGAGAGTACCGTCATCATCACCCCGCCCGCAGAGTGCGCATTGACCAGATGCCGGTTGGAGGGCTGCGCCTGCATGACCATGTGATCCAGGCAGAAGCCGCCGACAAAAACACCCGTGCTCGATCCCGACATCTTGTGCAGGGGATAACCCGCGTCTTCAAAAGCCTCCCAAGCCGACTCGAGCAGCAAGCGCTGCTGCGGATCGAGGGACTCCGCCTCACGCGGAGACATTCCAAAAGCAAGCGGATCGAACTGGCGGACGTCCTGATCCAGATAGGAAGCCTTCGCGGCGTAGCTCTTGCCCGGTCGGTTCTGATCCTCGTCGTAGTATTGCCGCCAGTCCCAGCGGTCTTTCTTCAGCGCCTTCGACGCGCTGCCGCCTCGCACCAGAAACTTCCAGAATGCGGCGAGGGATGTCGCGGAAGGAGGCATGCGACATCCTGCGCCAACGATCGCAATCCTCCGGTCACTTTGGGGTTCCAAACTCACCCGGGCACCTAACCAATTCCGGAACCTCTCTCCAAGTCCGAACAGAATCTCTCGACGTCATTCCCGGCATGGTCAAAAACATCAAACTTTTTCTCCACCCCGAAACTAAGCTTATTTTATTAGCTGTCGCCTATATCATTCCCCTCCAATCGACTCGCATTCTCTCCAAAGTCACGTCCATGTCGGGAACAACGAATCCCCCACCTCGAATCACACCCGTTGATTACTTTCTTATTAATCGTAAAAATCATTCCAGATTCCTAAATTACCTCCTCCGCCCGCCCCGCAGCCCCTCCCCAAGCGGAAATCCCTCCCTCAGCAGGGAGCAGTCACATCTCCTGCCACCGGCATTCTCCACCCTTCTGAGACTAAGCCATCCCCCATTCCCATCACATAGTTCCAGCCGTCGCATACACGAAAAAACCGCCCCCATGGCAGCGACATCCGCCCGGGATTCAAGCCATATCTGGAAGCTGACTGAGCCGTCTGGCTGAGAATTATTTCATTCGGATAAAGAATGCATTCCTCTTCGCAATCTCGCCTCGCGCCTCAGGAATCCGCCCAGGAAGTCCGTTTAATAAATAAACCACAAATCACTCATCGAAAGCAATTTACATCGCACCCAAAATTCCCAACTTGCGTACACGCACGTATTTTATCAGATATCACGGAATATCGCCAAAAAAGGAAATTTCGGGTTTTTTGTTGCCAAGGTTACACTTCGATGAATTGATGTAAGTCACGTCACTCTGAAAGCTTTAGTCATGTCCACTTCTCTCGATCTCCCGCGCATTTTGATGATCGATGATGAGCCCGACCTGCCTCAGATCGTTGAGAACCTCCTTGTGGATATTTGCACCGTGGAAGGATACCCCACCGGAGAGCTCGGCATCGAGGCGGCTGCGAGGAAAATTTTCCCTGTTGCGATAGTCGATCTTCAAATCAAAAGTCCCCAGGGATCGCAAGTCCTCCAGGGGATAGAGATCATGGAGTCCATCCGACGATCTTCGCCCTTCACACAGATCATCATCCTTACCGCCAACGCCTCCATGGAATCGGCCATCTCGGCGGTAAACCAAGGCGCGTTTCAGTACCTCGTGAAGCCTTTTCTCCGTGCTCCGCTGCGCAAGACCATCTCGGAAGCCCTGAAGGCGTATGAAGCCGCCTTGCTGGCCGATGAACGGCTTTCGCTGACCAACGGTCATTTCCAGTCCTTCGGCCTCACTCCTCGTCTGGCCGACATTGCCGAAGGCATCCTCGACGGGCAGACCAATGAGGAGATCGCAAAAAGGCTCAAGATCGCCGACCGCACCGTGGAAAAGCACGTGGAGCGCCTGCTCGCCCACTTTGGCATACACAGCCGTTTCCTGCTGGAGTCCAAACTGATCAAGATGCTCCGCCAATTGCGAAAAAGCGACTCCTGGTCGTTCACGCGAGGGGAATACCAGCGAAGCGAGCCAGACGGAGACGTCTAGCCGTCCGGTCGCGGATGCCGCAAAAATACCGACCGCGTCCACGAGAGATCTTCTCGCGATCCTTTCCCATTAACACGGCGCGATGAACGCCGTTTGCTAAGCTAATTTTCCCCGCTCCGCCACCCTAAGAAACCAGCGATACGAGGGGCGCCGGTTCGATGGCAGGAGCAAAGACTGTCCTGGTCGGGGGCTTGGTCCAGCCTGTCGATAGTTCGCTCCACATCTTCTCCTCCGCAAAAGCCCGTATGCTTTGCTGCTCGATGCCGCCGATGTGAAGCTCTCCGGGTTGCTCTGGAGTAGGGATGAGATACTCGCCCTCGATGGAGTGAATCTGGGCTATTTCGAAAGCCGTATTGGAAATCACCGTTTGTTGGCCGGCAATGTCGAGATCACACAAAAAAACCGGTTCATCTCGCAAGCGGGCCAGGACTGCGTCCAGAAGATACTTGCGCAGTGCGGAAGAATCACTGCACGAGGCAAAAATGCGCTCCCCCTTCGCATCCCGATGAACGATCTGCTTGCCAGCCCAGCGAACAGCACCCGCCGATCCGCGGATCTCCATCACCGGTCCCAACTCCCGGGCACAGCTATGCCCCACCCAAAAATAGACATCGGCGCCAGAGTCCGTTCCGATCCGAAAACACGCCGTGTCGCAACTCTCAATCTGCCGGGCGCGATACAACTCCGCCTCGAGTGAAACGGGAGAGCCCGCACGCAAAACCTTCTCTCCGGTAAAAAAGATCATGAGGTTCAGCCAATGCGCCAGCGCGTTGTTAAATGGCGCATCAAGGACCCATCGCCCTTTGACCCGAATGCGCCCCGCCCAATCATTGCGGCAGTAATACGCCCCGTCCCTCGGCCAGAGTCCCAGACATTTTACCGCCTGGAGCTCTCCCACGAGTCCTTCGCACAGAGCACGTTTCAGCAACATCGTTTCCGGCGCATACATATGCTGGTACGCCACCGCCACAAACCGTCCGCTCCGGGCCTCCGCGAGCTTCATTTGCTCAACCTCGGCGATGGTCGCCGCGGCCGGCTTCTCGAGCAGCACGTTCCACCCCACCTCGAGGGCCGCCAGTGTCATTGGCGCGTGGAGATGGATGCCCGTGGGGATGATGCAGAGGTCGACCCGCCCCCCCTCGGCCTCCAGCATGTCCTCATACCGGGAGTAAATCCGACATCCCGCCCGCCTGAGTCCCGCACATTTCAGGGGCTCTGCCTCTTGATTGATCACGGTGGCTGCGACCAGATCGAGCCCCCCTGCGGCGGCTCTTGTCACCAGGTCCTCGTAATAGACCCCGGCGAATCCAGATACGCCGACAAGAGCGATACGCGGTTTCATGGCTTAACCAGTTGAGCCGTTTCTGGCGACGTGTCCTTGAGTCCCGCAGCCACAAACCCGGCTATCTGCCGCGCCCCCTGCTCGGTGAAATGTGATCGGTCCGTGTCCGATACGGTAATACCCACGGAGCCTGACTCCCCGATTTTCTCGAAATACTCGCCGCTGACTGCATAGAGATCGATGAGGGGCACATTCATCTTTTCGGCCACCTTTCTCGTCGCGGCTGCATATGGCGCCAATTCCGTGGAGGGTTTGCCATCCGCGCCATACATCCGGCGATGCACCGGCGTCACCAGGACCGGTGTGATTCCGGCATGCCTGGCTTCGGTGATAAATCGCTCGAGGTTCGCGGTGAACTCCCCATCCGCCTTGGTGGACTCGGGTTTGTCCGGCGCGTGGGAGTCATTGTGCCCAAACTGGATAAGCATGTATTTCGCTCCGCTGCCCACGGCCTTTTGCCAGTTTCCCGTATCCGGGAATGTCTTGGTGCTGGCCCCACAGACGGCCAGGTTCATGACTCGGGAATCCTCCACAAGATATTCCGGCAATAGCTGCCCCCATCCCCGGGCAGGCTTTTCCTTCGCCCAATCTGCCACCGTGGAATCCCCCACCAATACCACCACGGTCTCCGCCTTTGCTCCCATTGGAACACTCGTCGAGAGCAGGAAGATCCCAGCGCATGCTCCAAGGCATCTGAAAAATGTCATGATATTTAAGTAACGACAAATACCGTTACTTATCAATCAGAAATAAAAAATCCCCCGCGTGGGAATAATTGAAAAATGACAGAACTAGACGGAAACTACCGATCCTTTGACAGATAACCGCCCAGGCACGCGAACCTCCACCGGAGTGCGGCGCGGCAGACCGGGCCAGGCGAGCAACAGGTCGGCCGCCATTTTTCCCATCAGGGTCCAGTCTGGGGAAAAGGATGTTAATCTCCGGGAAGCAGGAGCCGTATCATCAAAGGAAACCATGCTGCAATCCCGAGGCAGCTCCCAACCCTTGGATTCGAAGTAATCCATCGCCGCACCAGCCAGACTGTCACTCGCAAATGCAATCGCCGAACCCTTGGGAAGACTCTCCAGGACTGCGGGCCGGGGATCGGTTTCGAGATTCCATGTGGCAACTTCCACGGGCAGTCCATTCTTCCGCATGACCCACTCGTAACCTCTCTCTCGCTCCAGAAAGATCTGGGTTAGCGGCTCCTCCTCGCGGATGAACAGCACCCGGCGGTGCCCATGCTCCACAAGATGGTTCACCGCATCCCTCATGCCCCCAAAGTTATCTGCCGTAATACGCGGAAGATCAATGCCTTCCGAGTAGCTGCTCACGGCTATCGCGGGGATGTCCCCGAGACTCCGCACGGTTTCCGCCGTGTAGCGCCCGAAAAGGAAAACCGCCTCCACGCTACGGTTACGCACAGCAGCCGGCACCTCCGACATCGAGGGCATCTCAATCGCCGTCTCGGTGTTGAGCGCCTTGCACTGCTGATGCAGACCGAAAAAAATGAGCCGCCTCACTCCGGAAGCCAGCGGATCAACCTGGGAGGCTCCATAGAATACAACCGCCGCCCGCCGCAGTGTGGACGACGGCTTTGGCGTGCGAAGACGGGTGTAGCCGAGTTCGCGAGCCTTTTCCAGGATGCGCTCCTTCGTAGCCTCCGCCAGATCGGGATGGTTCCGCAACGCCCGCGAAACCGTAATCACCGACACTCCCAACTCGTTGGCAATCTTTGCCTGATTGATCCGCATGCCCCGCAAGGTATCCACCCGGACCGATCAGGCCAACAAAATTAGCAATTGACAATTGTCGGTAATTTTTAATGTACTACCGATTATTCGATATGAAAATCACCCTCCTGAAGACAATCATTTTGGCCGTTTCTGTTTTCGGAATCGCCACCTCCCCCGCAGCAACCATCCTTTTTACCGATACACTCCCCACCTCGGACGTGATCCGGTCCAACACCGGCGCGAAAACCGGCGACATTCAGGTGCGAAACTATGGATCAACGCCCACCAGTAATAATCGGTGGGTCGGCGTTGGCTTTTCCACGATATCCGCAATCAGCCTGGATAAGGTGACGTTCTTTATCGCCTCCAATGGCACCCCCACCGCCACGGCACTGGGGGCGAGCATGACGATTTCCATTGTGTCCCTTGCCAGCTTGACCGCCTCCCCGTCGGCTCCCTTCACTCCGCTCTATTCCGAATCCGCAACGGTCCCGACCACCTACAACAACGAAAGCTACATAACCTTCGATCTTGCGAGTTCTTACTCACTTTCCGCCAACAGCTATTACGGAGTACTCGTCTCCTTCGATACCAACGCCAATAACAGGGCGATGAACTTTACCCAAGTGTCCAGCACCGGCGGAAAGTCGGGCATCGGCGACACCTTCTACACGGCAGATCAGGGCGCGACCTACACCAACAACACCGCCGCACTGAACTTCGTGGCTCAATCCGTCCCGGAACCATCGACCACGGCGCTACTCGCCATCGTCGGAGGAGCCGCCATCGCGAGCATCTATCGCTCCCGCAGGCGTTCTGCGAAAGCTTAAGGGAATACTGATACACTTTCAGGAGGATGGCAGGACCGGGAGAAACACCTGGTCCTGCTCTTTTCCTTTTCGGGGAAGTCCTTCCAGGCCGGTCCTGAAGATATAAATCCTCTTCCAGGAGATACTCTCCCCGGATTCCGCTCGGAACACCCCAAAGATCTCCGGAGCAAGGAATCCATCCTTCACAAAGATCGACAGGCGCGACACCGGCAACAGGGCGGTCACCGTCACCTCCCGCCGGCCATCCGAGCACCTCGCCCAGCCCAGCAATGGCCGATCCCTCTGCTCTGCGGTGAAATAAAGAGGCGCAGCAGGCGTTTTTTCAAACCGCATCCCTCCCTCGACGGCTCTGGCCGTCCTCAGCCACTGAATGCCAGGACGCAATGAAGTGGCAAACACCCATGGCAGGCCGCGCTCCATGCAGAGCCAGTTGTGATTGTACTGGTCGAAGCTTATGCGCTCGCGGCCGGTATTTTGAAATTCATAAGAAATCTCCACCCGGCCCCCCGAGGAATCGACCGAGATCTTCTTGCGATAGAGATATCGCCACCGCCCGGCGTCGAGGCGCTGCTCAAAGACCGCCTGCAAGGCCGATCTCTCAACCAGCTCCGTCGTCGCAGGCAGCAGCACCGGATACGGATCCCAGAATCGATATGGCGTCACGCGCATGCGCCGCAGCAGCCCGACACCGATCTTGAGAAAGCCTCCCTCAAAGCCCCCGTCATAGCCAGGAGGCGGCGACCAGCGGGAACTGAACTCATCGATCAACCCCTCCTCGCCCAGGAACTCCACCCCTCCGCTCTCCACCCGATCCACCCGGATCGGATCAAAGCGCGGGCCGTACTTTTCCCTCAGCCCTTCCGCATCCGCCGCCACATGAGCACGGAACGATCCGTCGCCCAGCCAGAAACCGCCATCGCTCCGCGCTTCCGCTGCAACCCCCAGGGGCAGCAGCCACAAAAGCGCGAGGCGAGGCCAGACTAGCACGGCCACCTCAGAGCGGAGGCAGGGATTTATCGGAGGGAACCAACTCCAGCAGCGTATCGTTCGCCGTGCGGAAATTGCTCGCTCCGCCATCCTTCGTGGAAAGCAGGAAGACTCGCGCAGCCGACGGTTGATCCGGCAGCGGAAGCTCCAGAGTGATGTAGAGATTGGGTCCATCCCAGGCCGCGCGCACCTTTGTGTTTTCGGCACTGAAGTCTGGATTCTTGAAAAGCACATACGGCGATTTACCCTGTGCGGTTTCCAGAGCAACCATCAGGTCCACACCTTGCACCCCTTCGTCCTGACGGCCGGTCGCCGTATCGTTATCGATGTCGAGGTAGAGACAGAAAGATGAGCGGTCAAGGACCGGTGGGTGGTCGAAACGTATCTCAAAAAGCAGCCTGTCCTTACCCACCACCTCGCCGCGAATCATACGGACCTGCGAGGCTTTTTCTGTGTTTGCCTCGGGCGTTTGAACTTTTGCCGTGCTTTCAAAGAGGATGTTCATCTCCTTGAAAGGAGCCGTCCCGCCCAGCGCCAGTTTTTCCGCCAATTCCTCCTTCGACTCCGCCAGAGCCGATGAAGCCGTCAGAGAAAAAAGCACACAACCAGCCAGAAAGGCCATCAGAGGGGAATTTTGATGCATAAAGAAAAGATAACGGTAATTATCATTATATTCAATGAAGTTTTTCGTCACCATTCTCTATATTTTATCTTTTTAGCGCCTCTCTGCATCACCTTTCTCACCCTCTGGTAGAGGGATAAAGCGAGGAATGGAGGCAAAATCTTTGACACACCTTTATTGTCGGTATATTTAACGGTAATTCCTTCCATGATTCTCTCCCGAGCGCCCTTGGTATTGTCTTTTCTTGTCGCCTGCGCCCTCATCGTCGACGCGCAGGACGACGCCTATCGCTTTCAGAACGAATGGGTGAAATACGAGTCGTCAGACAATCTCGGGCTGACCGCCGACAAGCTGGAAAAGACTGCTCCGTTTTCCTTTCCCCGCCCAAGACCTGCGGTCCCTTTCGGCATAGAGCCGTTTGCTGATCCGACGCCGGAAAAGGGGGCAGGCCTCACGGATCGCGTCCCAGTGACATTCACCGAGGAGTCAGGCGTCGGACGGGAGGCCAGTGTACGCTTTGGTTTTCCCCTGCCGAAGGGAGCCATCTTCGAGAAAGCCGGAGCGCGATTTTCGGATGCGAAGGGTTCTCCCCTGCCCGCTCAATTCACGGTGACCTCCCGCTGGCCCGACGGCAGCATTCGCTGGCTGCTTATCGAGAGCCGCATCAAAATCGAAGCCAACGAATCGGCAACCAGCTATGTCAGCTTCGCGGAAAAAGCCGATGGGAAATCCACGGATAACACGCTCACGCTGAGCCAGGATGACAAAACCCTCCAGATCTCGACCGGGGCGGTGA of the Terrimicrobium sacchariphilum genome contains:
- a CDS encoding LacI family DNA-binding transcriptional regulator, which codes for MRINQAKIANELGVSVITVSRALRNHPDLAEATKERILEKARELGYTRLRTPKPSSTLRRAAVVFYGASQVDPLASGVRRLIFFGLHQQCKALNTETAIEMPSMSEVPAAVRNRSVEAVFLFGRYTAETVRSLGDIPAIAVSSYSEGIDLPRITADNFGGMRDAVNHLVEHGHRRVLFIREEEPLTQIFLERERGYEWVMRKNGLPVEVATWNLETDPRPAVLESLPKGSAIAFASDSLAGAAMDYFESKGWELPRDCSMVSFDDTAPASRRLTSFSPDWTLMGKMAADLLLAWPGLPRRTPVEVRVPGRLSVKGSVVSV
- a CDS encoding PEP-CTERM sorting domain-containing protein (PEP-CTERM proteins occur, often in large numbers, in the proteomes of bacteria that also encode an exosortase, a predicted intramembrane cysteine proteinase. The presence of a PEP-CTERM domain at a protein's C-terminus predicts cleavage within the sorting domain, followed by covalent anchoring to some some component of the (usually Gram-negative) cell surface. Many PEP-CTERM proteins exhibit an unusual sequence composition that includes large numbers of potential glycosylation sites. Expression of one such protein has been shown restore the ability of a bacterium to form floc, a type of biofilm.); the encoded protein is MKITLLKTIILAVSVFGIATSPAATILFTDTLPTSDVIRSNTGAKTGDIQVRNYGSTPTSNNRWVGVGFSTISAISLDKVTFFIASNGTPTATALGASMTISIVSLASLTASPSAPFTPLYSESATVPTTYNNESYITFDLASSYSLSANSYYGVLVSFDTNANNRAMNFTQVSSTGGKSGIGDTFYTADQGATYTNNTAALNFVAQSVPEPSTTALLAIVGGAAIASIYRSRRRSAKA